One Misgurnus anguillicaudatus chromosome 22, ASM2758022v2, whole genome shotgun sequence DNA segment encodes these proteins:
- the bco2a gene encoding carotenoid-cleaving dioxygenase, mitochondrial isoform X1, with protein sequence MATLSLIKNVFWTSKGCSHLSFYRMSCTKLQTSAIDGKRTYNTKVHGVPTIAHLVRSVEETPEPIPTIVKGTIPKWINGSLLRNGPGKFEFGNQHFNHWFDGMALLHRFQIEGGKVTYRSRFLRSDSYKQNSERNRIMVSEFGTLALPDPCKNMFQRFLSRFEMTKPTDNASVNIIKYKGDYYVSTETNFMHRLDPETLESKQKVDWSKFIAVNGATAHPHIDPDGTAYNMGNSYSKKGTFYNIIMVPPERAGPEDTLEEAKILCSIAPHDKSKPSYYHSFGMSENYVVFIEQPIKMDLFKIMTSNVRGKALSEGIYWDPNQETIFHLIDKQTGKESPVKYYTKALSTFHQINAFEQDGFLMLDMCCSDNGQAINNYLIQNMRQSGEALDKMYNSMGQAFPRRFVLPLNITKDTPLEQNLNTRPDSTATAVCRMKNQVYCTFEDLHSDDLQDYGGLEFPHINYAKYNTKPYRYFYGCGLRNLVGDSLIKMDLESKKFKVWCQPDLYPSEPVFVPSPNAVEEDEGIILSVVITPTNDKSSFLLVLDAKTFTELGRAEVPVNIPYGFHGTFNSSE encoded by the exons ATGGCAACATTAAGTctaattaaaaatgtgttttggacCAGCAAAG GGTGCAGCCATTTATCCTTCTACAGGATGTCCTGCACAAAGCTTCAAACGTCAG CTATTGATGGTAAGAGAACATACAACACGAAGGTGCATGGGGTGCCAACCATTGCTCATTTAGTGCGTTCTGTAGAAGAGACACCTGAGCCCATTCCCACCATAGTTAAAGGTACCATCCCAAAATGGATCAATGGAAGTCTGCTTCGGAATGGTCCAGGAAAGTTTGAATTTGGGAATCAGCA TTTTAACCACTGGTTTGATGGAATGGCTTTGCTGCACCGCTTTCAGATTGAGGGCGGCAAGGTGACATACAGGAGTCGCTTTTTGCGCAGTGACTCGTACAAGCAGAACAGTGAGAGGAACCGGATCATGGTGTCAGAGTTTGGCACTTTGGCCCTGCCTGATCCTTGCAAAAATATGTTTCAGCGTTTTCTGTCCAGATTTGAGATGACAA AACCAACTGATAATGCCAGCGTCAACATCATTAAATATAAGGGCGATTATTACGTCAGCACAGAGACAAACTTCATGCACAGATTGGACCCGGAGACATTGGAGAGCAAACAGAAG GTGGACTGGAGCAAATTCATAGCAGTAAATGGTGCTACTGCTCATCCGCACATTGACCCAGATGGCACAGCGTACAACATGGGTAACTCATACAGCAAGAAAG GGACTTTCTACAACATCATCATGGTGCCACCTGAAAGAGCAGGTCCAGAAGATACTCTAGAGGAAGCAAAGATATTGTGCTCTATTGCCCCTCATGACAAATCCAAACCCTCCTATTATCACAGTTTTG GAATGTCGGAGAACTATGTAGTGTTCATCGAGCAGCCCATTAAAATGGATCTGTTCAAGATAATGACCAGCAATGTCAGGGGGAAAGCACTAAGTGAGGGTATTTACTGGGACCCTAACCAGGAAACAATCTTCCACCTCATTGACAAACAAACTGGAAAG GAAAGCCCAGTGAAGTACTACACCAAAGCTCTGTCCACCTTCCACCAGATCAATGCTTTTGAGCAGGATGGATTTCTCATGCTTGACATGTGCTGCTCTGATAATGGCCAGGCCATAAACAACTACCTTATTCAAAACATGCGTCAATCAGGAGAGGCATTGGATAAA ATGTATAACAGCATGGGCCAGGCATTTCCTCGTCGTTTTGTGCTTCCTCTTAATATCACCAAAGACACACCACTGGAACAGAACCTCAACACAAGACCTGACAGTACGGCTACTGCTGTTTGCCGTATGAAAAATCAG gTTTACTGCACATTTGAGGATCTTCATAGTGATGACCTGCAAGATTACGGTGGCTTGGAGTTCCCTCATATTAACTATGCAAAATATAACACCAAACCTTACCGATACTTTTATGGTTGTGGTTTACGAAACTTAGTGGGAGATTCCCTTATTAAAATGGATTTGGAGAGCAAAAAGTTTAAG GTATGGTGCCAGCCAGATCTCTACCCATCAGAGCCTGTTTTTGTTCCTTCACCAAATGCTGTGGAAGAGGATGAGGGGATTATTTTGTCTGTGGTGATTACGCCAACTAAT GACAAAAGTTCGTTTCTCCTAGTCCTAGATGCCAAAACCTTCACAGAGCTGGGAAGAGCTGAAGTGCCTGTCAACATTCCTTATGGATTTCACGGAACATTTAATTCCAGTGAATAA
- the timm8b gene encoding mitochondrial import inner membrane translocase subunit Tim8 B: MADFGSSFDMPSSSSSETADAAELQRLIAVEQQKAQFQAQVHNFTDVCWDKCMPDKPSSKLDSRTETCLASCVERFIDTTLSITNRFTQMVQKGAH; this comes from the exons ATGGCTGATTTCGGTTCTAGCTTTGATATGCCGTCATCCAGTTCATCTGAGACAGCAGATGCTGCGGAGCTTCAGCGGCTCATTGCCGTGGAGCAGCAGAAAGCTCAGTTTCAAGCGCAG GTACACAACTTCACGGATGTTTGCTGGGATAAGTGCATGCCGGACAAACCGAGCAGCAAGTTGGATTCGCGGACAGAGACGTGTCTCGCTAGCTGCGTGGAGCGTTTCATCGACACGACCCTCAGTATCACGAATCGCTTTACGCAGATGGTCCAGAAAGGCGCACACTGA
- the bco2a gene encoding carotenoid-cleaving dioxygenase, mitochondrial isoform X2 has product MVSEFGTLALPDPCKNMFQRFLSRFEMTKPTDNASVNIIKYKGDYYVSTETNFMHRLDPETLESKQKVDWSKFIAVNGATAHPHIDPDGTAYNMGNSYSKKGTFYNIIMVPPERAGPEDTLEEAKILCSIAPHDKSKPSYYHSFGMSENYVVFIEQPIKMDLFKIMTSNVRGKALSEGIYWDPNQETIFHLIDKQTGKESPVKYYTKALSTFHQINAFEQDGFLMLDMCCSDNGQAINNYLIQNMRQSGEALDKMYNSMGQAFPRRFVLPLNITKDTPLEQNLNTRPDSTATAVCRMKNQVYCTFEDLHSDDLQDYGGLEFPHINYAKYNTKPYRYFYGCGLRNLVGDSLIKMDLESKKFKVWCQPDLYPSEPVFVPSPNAVEEDEGIILSVVITPTNDKSSFLLVLDAKTFTELGRAEVPVNIPYGFHGTFNSSE; this is encoded by the exons ATGGTGTCAGAGTTTGGCACTTTGGCCCTGCCTGATCCTTGCAAAAATATGTTTCAGCGTTTTCTGTCCAGATTTGAGATGACAA AACCAACTGATAATGCCAGCGTCAACATCATTAAATATAAGGGCGATTATTACGTCAGCACAGAGACAAACTTCATGCACAGATTGGACCCGGAGACATTGGAGAGCAAACAGAAG GTGGACTGGAGCAAATTCATAGCAGTAAATGGTGCTACTGCTCATCCGCACATTGACCCAGATGGCACAGCGTACAACATGGGTAACTCATACAGCAAGAAAG GGACTTTCTACAACATCATCATGGTGCCACCTGAAAGAGCAGGTCCAGAAGATACTCTAGAGGAAGCAAAGATATTGTGCTCTATTGCCCCTCATGACAAATCCAAACCCTCCTATTATCACAGTTTTG GAATGTCGGAGAACTATGTAGTGTTCATCGAGCAGCCCATTAAAATGGATCTGTTCAAGATAATGACCAGCAATGTCAGGGGGAAAGCACTAAGTGAGGGTATTTACTGGGACCCTAACCAGGAAACAATCTTCCACCTCATTGACAAACAAACTGGAAAG GAAAGCCCAGTGAAGTACTACACCAAAGCTCTGTCCACCTTCCACCAGATCAATGCTTTTGAGCAGGATGGATTTCTCATGCTTGACATGTGCTGCTCTGATAATGGCCAGGCCATAAACAACTACCTTATTCAAAACATGCGTCAATCAGGAGAGGCATTGGATAAA ATGTATAACAGCATGGGCCAGGCATTTCCTCGTCGTTTTGTGCTTCCTCTTAATATCACCAAAGACACACCACTGGAACAGAACCTCAACACAAGACCTGACAGTACGGCTACTGCTGTTTGCCGTATGAAAAATCAG gTTTACTGCACATTTGAGGATCTTCATAGTGATGACCTGCAAGATTACGGTGGCTTGGAGTTCCCTCATATTAACTATGCAAAATATAACACCAAACCTTACCGATACTTTTATGGTTGTGGTTTACGAAACTTAGTGGGAGATTCCCTTATTAAAATGGATTTGGAGAGCAAAAAGTTTAAG GTATGGTGCCAGCCAGATCTCTACCCATCAGAGCCTGTTTTTGTTCCTTCACCAAATGCTGTGGAAGAGGATGAGGGGATTATTTTGTCTGTGGTGATTACGCCAACTAAT GACAAAAGTTCGTTTCTCCTAGTCCTAGATGCCAAAACCTTCACAGAGCTGGGAAGAGCTGAAGTGCCTGTCAACATTCCTTATGGATTTCACGGAACATTTAATTCCAGTGAATAA